The window ttaattcgTCAGTACATTAATAATTATCATAACATTCACAAACAGGCGATTCTCAGACCTGCAGTGATTCTCTCATGTAAACGTGAGAAATGGATTTATATCGAATCTTCCATTGCCTACTTGCTTTGGATAGGAACTTGTCGTTACGAATTCATGTAACGATTATCATCAGTCTTATTTCCTTACTTACTAGCGAAGTAAGCGTAAGAGTGATCTCGTCCTATATTGATGAAACTTGCTTGGCTAGCTAGGAATTATAAAAAATGGCAGTTTCTTTGGTCGTGGGGTCGAAGTTCCCATCAAGAACGAGCTCACCAACACTTCAATCGAAAATCGGGATGCACGAACGTCACGCGGTTACGTTGACTTAAATTATCGCCCGTGCGAACTGACTTTCGTGCAACAGCCTAACTAATCTAATCGAACGTGAAAAATATGACACATCtttgttttaaacaaattaatacaaccTTACGCTCTAAATTCTAATCGGTTTCTTAATCTACTAAAGCACGGGAATGATTGAATACGTCGAGTGTAAGACACTAATGGTGTTAGATTCGTCAAGAATTTTAAGTACCTTCAAGCAACGTTTAAGAATTCACATTCCTTCTGTCGTTTACGATTTAAAGAGATCTGTAGTAAGTGCCCGAGTTTACGATTCCTTGCATGCGACTGGTTTTGTACTATTGGCTGTCGTTACGATACTTAATTCGTAATATTCTGTTTAATTCATTCATTCTATCCATGCACCCATAACACAGCCTTCAAAAGCTCTCTGGTCCCAAAACATTCTCGAGGACTGTTACATTCTCGTTTTCCGGAAGGATCTGAATCACACTGATCTCGGCGGACCTCGTTATCCCATCCGCATCTGCGTACACGTCATCGTGACTCCACGCTTGGTCCGTGGACTTGATGCAAGATATATTCAGCCCTAATTTACAGAGGTTCATCCCAGTCTTTTCTTTATCGCCTACATTATTCATCGATGATTCCTCGTCCGGATCATCAATGTGGGACGTAGAATTAGACGAATCGCCGTTCTTAAAATCTTCGGTCAATTCCGCCGTCTTACTGAAAGACGCGCTCTTCATCTTCTTGTTCCATAGATCCTTTAGATCTGGATTGGCGAGGAACGGTTTGCACCGTTTAGTGTGTATCTTCATGTTATCGTGCCGGTTGAAAGCTTTGTTGCACGCCGGACAATGAAACCTGCAGCAAACACATTATGTAACCGAACAAAGTTGCGATGTATTATTAAGCAAGGAAAGTGTTAGCGAGATTACCTAATCTCACTATGCACAGCCATGTGAGCAGCTAAATGAGACTGCTGGCCGAACGACTTTTCGCAGACGTTGCATTTGTATTTTCTAATACCTTTGTGCTTTAAGAGATGTTCTTTCAAAATTTGACTACTTTTGTACACATTCGGGCAGAGAGAGCACTTATACTTCGCAGCGGCATGAACCTGCGAACACGGGAATGGCATTTTATCCTCAAGTGCGATGATAATTTATGGTAAATCCAATGAATGAATAAATATCGAAACACAGTTTACATTTTGATGATTATGCAAGGCCTTCCTCGACTTTACACGCTTGCCACAGACGTTACACACGTAATCCTGCGTGTGAAAGTTCCTGTGATGCGTTTCCAGCGATTCCGCGTTGGACAAATAGGCGGAGCATAATTTGCATATTACTACTTTGTCTTTATTGTGTATTATCATGTGCGCGCGTAATCTGCCTCTTGAGTAGAACTTTTTGCCACAAGTCTGACAGCTGATGTCCTACaaagtttaagaaaaaatatatattaagtaAAATGGGAAAGGGTGTCGCTATTAAAACAGTTTCACACTCCACTTGTACTTACTTTTATTGGCTTATGAGTGGAGGTGTGGTAACTAAGCATTTGCCTACTTGCGCTTGCGAAATCACAGAGTTTACATTTAAACGGGCGTTCACCTGTATGAGTATTAATATGTTCGTCTAGTAGAGCCGAGGTCACGTATCTCTTTTCGCAAAGGTGGCACGCAAAAGGTTTAATCTTCAAGTGGCTCTTCCTAATATGACAACGAACATTACTAACTGTTACTGTCGCGAAGTCACATGCCTTGCACTGATATGGTTTCATTTGTAAGTGCCCCCAAATATGCACCTGCAAATGATAATAGCAATCGTTACATATTCTACGGCGAGTCAGACTTTTTAGTTTACTTTCACTGTAAAACTTACCTGACACTTATCCATCCTGAGGTAAGGCATACCGCAGATATTGCAACGTATATTCTTCTTATCAATTATCGTTAAATTCTCCTGCACCTCTTTCGAGTTAACGATCGACATGTCAACCGTGTAGTATGTTTCAATAACTTGCTTCTGTTCATCGCTGATCAATTCGGAGACTTTACCAAATGATCTATCCCTACTCTTGCTTTCGACGCAACTGCTGTTTCGCCTGCGATGTCGCGACGACGGTAATCCGGCGACATCGTCTTTCAAATCATCTTGCGCACTATCATCCATCTCATCCGCTGTGACGTTCAACTTTTCAGAATCCTCCCCTATTTTTTCTTCAATGCTGATTTCTTTGGTCTGCGAAGATTTGATAACAGTCACGCGATTCTGCTTCGCGAACATTTTTGGTCCCAGGTCCTCGCGATCGGTGCTAGTGGAAACGTCAGAATCCTCCGAGCCGTCAGATTGTACTATGGTATTGCTCTCGCTGCTTTCAGTCCGTTTCATTTCGTGAACCACAGGCGATGATTCCGTGTGCTGTTGCACCTTACGACTTCGATGTTCTGGCTCCTGCATAAGCATCTCGTTAGGGATCCAAACGAGCTGATTCGATTTACCAGTTCGTTGGAGGGGTGCATCCTCAGTCTCTACTTTCTCTTGCTTCACGATAACTGATATCGCTTTGCACGTCACGGAATTGTCTTCCTTCTTCTTCAGAAAAGCTTCCTTGGTTTTAGCTTCTACCGAATTGTCGAATATGGGGCCATTGGTGGACACAATGTTGTTCTTCTTATCTTTGTTACTTTTGCCGTGAGAATCGCTTAACATCGTATCTACTACTGCTTGCTCGACTTCGACTTTGGATGAAATCACAGCACTGTTAGGTGTCTTTGACTTATTATTCGTAAAGATTGCACGCAGGCAATGTCTCTTATATTGATTATCATTAGTTTTATTGTCATCTAAATTACTTCGCATCTTTCTTTTTATACTTAAGGGCAAACCAGCTTCTTTCATCTTTTCTAACTTACTTTTCTTGCCCCGTTTACGGCGTACAGGCAGCTCTGATTTCATATCACCATCATTAATACtcttaaaaattgaatttatcgaATTGCTCATAGATTCTGATTTCGCGGTACGAATTACAGTCGGCTTTGGAACGTCTATTTTTTCTGATATCAGACTTCTTCTGCATTTCAAACTGCTACTACTGCGGTCCTCGTCCTTCGAATTTTTCTCATGGACAATTATACGATCCAACGTGGATTGTTTCTTGGGAACGAGATTACTGTTCACTTGTACTGCCCTATCTGCAGCTGACTGAACTTCATTATTACAATCACTGTTATCTGGGCGACGAGGACTACTAATTTCATCTTTACTTTCGGTTCTGTAGTACGACGCATTGTTTAGGGTCAAAccattttttgtactttttgaATGAATAGGCGATAAGGGTTTCGCTTTCCGTTTCACGTCGTTCGTCGATGGGAAGGTGTTCTCCTTGTCGGATTCGGCGTCGCTGTCTCGTTGGAACAGCTTCGATTCATTTTTACTCTGTCAAATATAACGGAAAATGTTGAATTGAATTAGTGACCATTTTACGCACTCCATCCAAAAGATTACTATAGCTTACAGCCTGCATAAACTCCTTTTGGGTGAGGTGACACCGCTCGTAGAAGTCGCACAGAAATTCCAATGTTCCCAAACATCGCATACAAACATTCTGCGGCAGTCCATCATTCTCTTCTATCTGAAACAGCAAGAAACATCTTCTGTGTTCAGTCAATAAAATACCTTGGCTTCAAAGTGGGTGAGATATTTCTACCCCGATTTCAAAGTTGTCTAACATTACAATTTTATCAGAGAAATGTTACTTCTGAATATGTCACTTGGAAGATCTTCTGTCATCGATTAACAATCCTACAGAGTTACTACTGTGTTAAAAGAGAACTTATCTAAAACCCACTCTACGAAAGTACAAGATTCAGATTAATGTTATGAGATACAAGTAATAGAGAGAAAAAGCACGGAGAAATTGATACCGAGAATGAAATAATCAGAGATCCCAAAAATATTGTACCTTTATTGAGAAATGTTATGGAATCGTTAAACAAATTCTTCTTATTGTCGAGAAATCGTTATACGCTATTTATTTACTGGACATTACTTCAATGACGTATTAACATCTATCCTTATAAGTAGTAACTCTATTGACAAGTACATTATCTCCTCCATGGAAAAATAGTTCGGATTGACAAACGCCTCGTACAAAATAGGAGTTATTGCTTATTACCTAACTATATGAGGAAAGTGTAAAcattagaatatatatatatatatatcattcgCACGGGTTTATTAACAGTTCTCGCGTATACGATTATATCAGTAATCGTTCcattgttttgagaaaaattaatGGTCACCATTGTATGAAATTCTTAACGCTCAGATCTGAAGGTCTAACGTCCAAGGAGAACACTGTAGTTTGTAGAATGCTACATACATAGAACTGCTACATACGTACTCCCTTCGTTTAGTATTTTTGATTCAGgatatacttaataaaaaacctttcttaaaattcagcttcaacaCATTTGTAAGACTCATCTGACCTTAAAAGAAAATCAACTTCTGAGCGCAAAGAATGGACACTGACTTCCTTTAGAAGGAAGATCAATACTGTCATATGCGACAAATACAGTACAAAAGAATTATCAATGCTGTTTTCATACACCAACATTTGCACCGTGCGTGTAGAAAATATATTGATTCGACCAAGGCACTTGGATatagttttactattttcgcACATCACATGATAAGTTTCGTAACAACTTTCGCagcgatatctctgttattctTAATAAAAGATCCAACGAAAGCCATCATTCGCtcgtttataaaatttcaatgaaagaaACATTTCAAATGTTCAAACGCGCAATAGCTTCTGCTGGATctttacatatatacatacaataatcttaaatgtaaaatataatcgaAAATAGAGTAAAATATATCTTGCACATGTATCTTTTAAAAGTTTTGCAGTTCATCTAAAAAACAGCCATGTAAAAACacgtagaaaatattttcacaCCCCTTTCAGTTGAGGTTTTCGACTTTGGAAGCCCTGTCCATTCTGTCTTCATATTTTTCACAAATCAAGCTATCTTAGAAAGTTAACTGTGCGATAAACAATTTTCCATCTATAATAATACATCCAATAATACCCTCTGGCTTCCTTACACTTTCTTATTTCAGCGTATATAATTTGATcgagaaaatcttttttttaaacactccAATACGAGAAATGTAATGTTACGATGCTTCGAACGATAGATTATCGAGTCATGTTTCGTGGCTTGTCTTTATTACAGCTTTGGTAAAAATCTAATCGATAGATTTCCACGTGCAAAAATCTTATACCGTAGTTTATGTAAATGGAAAGAATACTTAAAAGATCTCAGTGATTTCTTAAATGCACACCTACTACGTTATGTACACAAAAGACTAACGCACCGAAGAGAGTAATGTGAATGAAATGGGAAGAGTTGAACTGACTCAATCTCTCGAGCTGTTTCCAATACCCGTCTGGTAACGCGCATCGATCCTTGGaattaaaagtaaaattctAACTAAAAGTGAAACTGCGCAACGAACTCTCACGTATTCTAGGCCTAACCGAGAGCTCTTAATTAATATCACTTCGTATCTCACAGCTGAAGAgaaattttacttttaattcTCGGTTCGTAGATTACCTTGCCATCAGTTCCCTTTACATTTTGGCAAATG is drawn from Andrena cerasifolii isolate SP2316 chromosome 8, iyAndCera1_principal, whole genome shotgun sequence and contains these coding sequences:
- the LOC143372441 gene encoding uncharacterized protein LOC143372441, producing the protein MELGEGEAQICRLCGQCESIYIDVFGEEGTKRFLGLKIHAKINILIEENDGLPQNVCMRCLGTLEFLCDFYERCHLTQKEFMQASKNESKLFQRDSDAESDKENTFPSTNDVKRKAKPLSPIHSKSTKNGLTLNNASYYRTESKDEISSPRRPDNSDCNNEVQSAADRAVQVNSNLVPKKQSTLDRIIVHEKNSKDEDRSSSSLKCRRSLISEKIDVPKPTVIRTAKSESMSNSINSIFKSINDGDMKSELPVRRKRGKKSKLEKMKEAGLPLSIKRKMRSNLDDNKTNDNQYKRHCLRAIFTNNKSKTPNSAVISSKVEVEQAVVDTMLSDSHGKSNKDKKNNIVSTNGPIFDNSVEAKTKEAFLKKKEDNSVTCKAISVIVKQEKVETEDAPLQRTGKSNQLVWIPNEMLMQEPEHRSRKVQQHTESSPVVHEMKRTESSESNTIVQSDGSEDSDVSTSTDREDLGPKMFAKQNRVTVIKSSQTKEISIEEKIGEDSEKLNVTADEMDDSAQDDLKDDVAGLPSSRHRRRNSSCVESKSRDRSFGKVSELISDEQKQVIETYYTVDMSIVNSKEVQENLTIIDKKNIRCNICGMPYLRMDKCQVHIWGHLQMKPYQCKACDFATVTVSNVRCHIRKSHLKIKPFACHLCEKRYVTSALLDEHINTHTGERPFKCKLCDFASASRQMLSYHTSTHKPIKDISCQTCGKKFYSRGRLRAHMIIHNKDKVVICKLCSAYLSNAESLETHHRNFHTQDYVCNVCGKRVKSRKALHNHQNVHAAAKYKCSLCPNVYKSSQILKEHLLKHKGIRKYKCNVCEKSFGQQSHLAAHMAVHSEIRFHCPACNKAFNRHDNMKIHTKRCKPFLANPDLKDLWNKKMKSASFSKTAELTEDFKNGDSSNSTSHIDDPDEESSMNNVGDKEKTGMNLCKLGLNISCIKSTDQAWSHDDVYADADGITRSAEISVIQILPENENVTVLENVLGPESF